In one window of Halocatena salina DNA:
- the ptsH1 gene encoding phosphocarrier protein HPr, with the protein MDRAVTVVPEAGLHARPASRFVQTANEFECDLRVGPADESATLVNARSMLAVTGLGVEHGETVSIVADGDDAEAALNALESVLSTEEV; encoded by the coding sequence ATTGATCGAGCCGTTACCGTCGTTCCGGAGGCCGGACTTCACGCACGCCCTGCATCCCGGTTTGTCCAGACAGCGAACGAGTTCGAGTGCGATCTTCGCGTGGGGCCAGCCGATGAGAGTGCAACCCTCGTGAACGCTCGCAGCATGCTCGCGGTTACCGGACTCGGCGTCGAACATGGGGAAACGGTGAGCATCGTCGCCGACGGTGACGACGCTGAGGCAGCTCTCAACGCTCTTGAGAGCGTATTATCGACCGAGGAGGTGTAA
- a CDS encoding low temperature requirement protein A, giving the protein MSTNGSVVAEQDGVEQEQDVTPLELFFDLVFVFAFTQVTGFLVENLTWTGMARGAALFAMLWWAWVTYSWLTGAVPAEEMLPARSVILTAMVAMLIVALSVPGAFGDDGVLFGVAYFVVRVLHVLLYAVATPPETRNAVLRAAPGFFGGPALIVIAGFFDGLFEGVLWIVALALDYGIVFVRGVKGFHVNVEHFVERHRLVLIIALGESLVAIGVGAEGLELGFSVVLAALLGIVLVIALWWLYFDYVVLAAEQTLAAASGHEQTQMARDSYSYIHLLMVGSIIFVALGIEQTLAHTGEPLGIIAAVALFGGGAVYLIGHNAFRYRDHGNISVLRLVVAAAALVLTPLAVRVPAIAALAVLTALFVGLAAYETVRSEHRNRLRAG; this is encoded by the coding sequence ATGAGCACGAACGGATCGGTCGTTGCAGAACAAGACGGCGTCGAACAAGAACAGGATGTCACTCCCTTAGAGCTGTTTTTCGATCTGGTATTCGTCTTCGCGTTCACTCAGGTTACCGGGTTCCTCGTCGAGAACCTCACGTGGACCGGTATGGCGCGCGGTGCGGCGCTGTTCGCGATGCTGTGGTGGGCGTGGGTCACTTACTCGTGGCTCACTGGTGCTGTGCCCGCCGAGGAGATGTTACCTGCGCGCTCTGTGATCCTCACCGCGATGGTGGCCATGCTTATCGTCGCGCTTTCTGTGCCCGGCGCGTTCGGCGATGATGGGGTGCTCTTCGGCGTCGCCTACTTCGTCGTTCGGGTCCTGCATGTCCTTCTTTATGCAGTTGCCACTCCGCCCGAAACGCGCAATGCAGTCCTCCGAGCCGCGCCGGGATTCTTTGGCGGACCAGCACTGATTGTCATCGCCGGATTCTTCGATGGGCTGTTCGAAGGGGTACTCTGGATTGTGGCACTCGCACTCGATTACGGTATCGTGTTCGTACGCGGCGTCAAGGGATTTCACGTCAATGTTGAGCACTTCGTCGAACGCCACCGACTCGTTCTCATCATCGCGCTAGGTGAATCGCTCGTGGCGATCGGCGTCGGGGCGGAGGGATTGGAACTCGGTTTCAGTGTCGTCCTCGCTGCCCTCCTCGGGATTGTACTCGTCATCGCACTGTGGTGGCTCTACTTCGACTACGTCGTACTTGCCGCAGAACAAACCCTTGCTGCGGCCAGCGGCCACGAACAAACACAGATGGCGCGTGATTCGTACAGCTATATCCACCTCCTGATGGTCGGGAGCATCATCTTCGTCGCGCTCGGTATCGAGCAAACCCTCGCACACACCGGCGAGCCGCTCGGGATAATCGCTGCCGTCGCTCTGTTCGGTGGCGGTGCAGTCTATCTGATCGGACACAACGCCTTCCGATACCGCGACCACGGTAACATCAGCGTCCTGCGGCTCGTTGTGGCCGCCGCCGCCCTCGTGTTGACCCCCCTAGCGGTTCGGGTTCCCGCTATCGCCGCTCTCGCAGTTCTCACAGCGCTGTTCGTTGGGCTTGCGGCCTACGAAACGGTGCGATCCGAACATCGAAACAGACTCCGTGCAGGCTGA
- the ptsP gene encoding phosphoenolpyruvate--protein phosphotransferase: MRTLTGISVTPLSGVGTVQWYDPAVELPETTDSEAAGPESELAAFEHARDVAREELTAERERTAKRIGEAEAEVFEAHLEFLDDPQITEDVTAAVDEGSTATQAVAETFDSYVEQFEGMEGRFAERAADLRDLRDRLLRILTDSEHTDLSTLPEGTVLVAEDLTPSDTARLDPDAVVGLATVGGGRTSHSAIFARSLAIPAVVDIGNALFDVDDGTTVLVDGEAGAVVIDPDTGHDQAATATVEIKPDPVSTVDGRAIEVAANVGTIEELTPAVERGADGIGLFRTEFLFLDRETPPTEDEQYETYRAALEAFPDSRVIVRTLDVGGDKPISYLDLPDEENPFLGARGIRLSLEENTALFEAQLRALLRAAADGAGDLGVMFPMVTTVAELDRVLELVASVDNDLEREDVTHAVPELGVMVETPAAVFCAHELAERVEFLSIGTNDLTQYVMAASRGTETVTDLHDPLYPAVLRAIDRTVREGHRSDAWVGVCGEMAGEPELMTLLVGLGVDELSMSAVTIPSVKAAVAGIDSEAARALARAVLTAETRAAIRDRLQLG; this comes from the coding sequence ATGAGAACACTCACGGGCATCAGCGTCACGCCGCTATCGGGAGTCGGTACCGTACAGTGGTACGATCCGGCGGTTGAGCTTCCTGAGACTACAGACTCGGAGGCGGCCGGTCCCGAATCGGAGCTAGCAGCCTTCGAGCACGCTCGCGATGTCGCCCGTGAGGAACTCACAGCTGAGCGCGAGCGAACGGCCAAGCGGATCGGTGAGGCCGAGGCCGAAGTGTTCGAGGCCCACTTGGAATTCCTCGACGATCCACAGATCACCGAGGACGTCACGGCAGCTGTCGACGAAGGATCGACGGCGACACAGGCTGTCGCCGAGACGTTCGATTCTTACGTCGAGCAGTTCGAGGGGATGGAGGGACGGTTTGCCGAACGCGCCGCTGATCTCCGCGATCTCCGCGATCGATTACTTCGGATACTGACTGACAGCGAGCACACTGACCTCTCGACGCTCCCCGAGGGAACAGTTCTGGTGGCAGAAGATCTCACACCCAGCGACACTGCCCGGCTCGATCCCGACGCCGTCGTGGGTCTCGCCACAGTCGGTGGGGGCCGCACTTCTCATTCCGCCATCTTCGCCCGATCGCTCGCCATTCCTGCGGTCGTCGACATCGGTAACGCGTTGTTCGATGTCGACGATGGCACGACTGTCCTCGTGGATGGCGAGGCGGGTGCGGTGGTAATCGATCCGGACACAGGACACGATCAGGCAGCCACAGCGACGGTCGAGATCAAACCGGATCCAGTATCGACCGTGGACGGACGGGCAATCGAGGTTGCGGCGAACGTCGGAACGATCGAGGAACTAACACCCGCGGTCGAGCGCGGTGCGGACGGTATCGGGTTGTTTCGAACCGAGTTCCTTTTTCTTGATCGCGAGACGCCACCGACCGAGGACGAACAGTACGAAACCTATCGCGCAGCACTCGAGGCTTTTCCAGACAGTCGGGTCATCGTCAGAACGCTCGACGTTGGAGGCGATAAACCGATTTCCTACCTCGACCTGCCTGACGAGGAAAATCCCTTCTTGGGTGCTCGCGGCATCAGGCTGTCGCTAGAGGAGAACACCGCACTCTTCGAGGCTCAACTGCGAGCCTTGTTGCGGGCGGCTGCGGACGGTGCTGGTGACCTTGGGGTTATGTTCCCGATGGTGACGACAGTAGCGGAGCTCGATCGGGTGCTCGAACTGGTCGCATCGGTCGACAACGATCTCGAACGGGAGGACGTTACACACGCCGTTCCCGAGCTCGGAGTCATGGTGGAAACGCCAGCAGCAGTGTTCTGTGCCCACGAACTTGCCGAGCGCGTGGAATTTCTGAGTATCGGAACGAACGATCTCACACAGTACGTGATGGCGGCGAGCCGTGGGACCGAGACCGTCACCGATCTGCACGATCCCCTTTATCCGGCGGTGCTACGGGCTATCGACCGGACGGTTCGTGAAGGTCACCGGAGCGATGCATGGGTGGGCGTCTGTGGCGAGATGGCCGGTGAGCCGGAGCTGATGACACTGCTCGTTGGACTCGGTGTCGACGAACTCAGCATGAGCGCTGTGACGATTCCGTCGGTGAAAGCGGCGGTCGCTGGGATCGATTCGGAGGCGGCACGAGCACTCGCCAGAGCGGTGTTGACCGCCGAGACGCGAGCGGCCATCCGCGATCGTCTACAGCTTGGATAG
- a CDS encoding DUF7351 domain-containing protein, giving the protein MFHGPFPPAPVAHRDDRLDAFEVGSRRWNALVAMGTCPECGSEMNTALTAQTPMTSIGNVSHRFLSTCTSCWARVYLPVGCAVRDHPSVIGFHTSHGVELDTQPLWNLSWALSREYTTFDSAQSCVHLRIPIETDELHLSVNDGGTIVSIAETG; this is encoded by the coding sequence GTGTTCCACGGTCCGTTTCCACCGGCACCCGTTGCTCACCGTGACGATCGCCTCGACGCGTTCGAGGTGGGGTCACGGCGATGGAACGCACTTGTGGCTATGGGTACGTGCCCGGAATGTGGCTCAGAAATGAACACGGCGTTGACGGCTCAGACTCCAATGACGAGTATCGGGAATGTGAGCCATCGATTCTTGTCCACTTGTACGAGCTGCTGGGCACGTGTGTATCTTCCCGTCGGTTGTGCGGTTCGCGATCATCCGTCCGTTATCGGGTTCCACACCTCTCATGGTGTCGAACTCGATACCCAACCGCTGTGGAATCTCTCTTGGGCGCTGAGTCGTGAATACACCACCTTCGATAGCGCTCAGTCCTGTGTTCATCTCCGAATACCAATCGAGACCGATGAACTTCACCTATCAGTCAACGATGGTGGTACTATCGTCTCGATAGCTGAAACTGGGTAG
- the dhaK gene encoding dihydroxyacetone kinase subunit DhaK: MKKLLNDPSEMVDEMVDGIVAAYPDHTRRLDDTNVIVRNDAPVSGKVGVVSGGGSGHEPTHAGFVGEGMLDGAAAGEVFTSPTADELSEMIQACDGGAGVLCVVKNYEGDVMNFDTAAEMAELSGVDTVEQVVVNDDVAVEDSTYTSGRRGVQGTIFVHKCAGALAERGADIEEVVRVAEKVIDNVGSMGMALTSCVTPEKGEPTFDIDDDEIEIGIGIHGEPGVERTELVEADAIAERLTNEVLDDVQPSGEVAVMVNGMGGTPQSELFVVNRTVQELLVDNGLAPWNTWVGNYMTSLDMAGCSVTILDLDEELMELLDSPTTAPAFKTK, encoded by the coding sequence ATGAAGAAGTTACTCAACGATCCGTCCGAAATGGTCGACGAGATGGTCGACGGCATCGTCGCCGCGTATCCGGACCATACCCGACGGTTGGACGATACGAACGTGATTGTACGAAACGATGCACCGGTCAGTGGAAAGGTCGGCGTCGTGAGTGGTGGTGGAAGCGGTCACGAGCCGACCCACGCAGGCTTCGTCGGCGAGGGAATGCTCGACGGTGCGGCTGCGGGTGAGGTGTTCACCTCTCCGACCGCCGACGAGCTGAGTGAGATGATTCAGGCCTGTGATGGTGGTGCGGGCGTGCTGTGCGTCGTGAAAAACTACGAAGGTGACGTGATGAACTTCGATACGGCCGCCGAAATGGCCGAGTTGTCGGGCGTCGACACGGTCGAGCAGGTCGTCGTCAACGACGATGTTGCGGTCGAAGATTCGACGTACACCTCGGGCCGTCGAGGCGTCCAGGGCACCATTTTCGTCCACAAATGTGCCGGTGCACTAGCAGAGCGTGGTGCGGACATCGAGGAGGTGGTCCGCGTTGCGGAGAAGGTCATCGACAACGTGGGATCGATGGGGATGGCACTCACCTCCTGTGTGACCCCGGAGAAGGGTGAACCGACGTTCGACATCGACGACGACGAGATCGAAATCGGCATCGGTATCCATGGAGAGCCAGGCGTCGAACGCACTGAACTCGTAGAAGCCGACGCGATCGCCGAGCGTCTCACCAACGAGGTACTCGATGATGTCCAGCCGTCTGGCGAGGTTGCGGTCATGGTCAACGGGATGGGCGGGACACCCCAATCCGAGCTGTTCGTCGTCAATCGCACCGTTCAGGAGCTACTCGTGGACAACGGACTCGCCCCCTGGAACACGTGGGTGGGCAACTACATGACCTCGCTCGATATGGCTGGGTGTTCGGTTACGATACTCGATTTGGACGAAGAACTGATGGAGTTGCTCGATTCACCAACCACCGCGCCCGCGTTCAAAACAAAATGA
- a CDS encoding glucosamine inositolphosphorylceramide transferase family protein, which produces MTNRFTQSSVGRRSILKTIGTTGILAGVGGVEASTNAASTQRTDSLSAVNASARPLTVDDPWQTYEFAGQYDSPVVIAMPPSYTGPDPCHIRLQNVSSERFDARIEEWRYLNGVHYEETAGSLVMEPGEYDLDGGSAVEVGRTVADHTWSTVSFDQTFETPPLVFCQAETVQGPQPMITRISDVSTDGFAVRVQEEEAIGGYHRTESLGYVAIEPGSGTLNGMTFEAGRMDLEDQWSRLSFDNTYTNPVFLAGMQSFNGSNTASLRHRNLSTTSVEVMVQEEQSQDDEMSHVIEQVGYLVLEANLDEESPHRGETIPNVPHAPSGVTPPTGSNFRPSAATPVLRGSDVTDYGAVDYVADPFLFVEDGTWHMFFEILNASRDDDAPIGHATSQNGLDWTYDQVVMANRYHQSFPLTWKHRGSYYMTISYGKRVELYKSRQFPTSWRYIGNAIDVGYYCHDPTFIRYDGRWWLFTDRGSRNVMVYHSTDLEREGWTPHEQNPVVTDRLQAGRQGGRPIVVDGQLFLYFQDCVENYGDAIRCYEVTELSPSTYADQEVAGSPVLHEFGTGWANNGMHTFDPWWRGPEKGWRCAVDGVRAQESTEDLWTIGIVDIPPTG; this is translated from the coding sequence ATGACTAATCGATTCACCCAATCATCTGTTGGAAGACGATCCATCCTCAAAACCATCGGGACGACGGGAATACTGGCTGGAGTCGGTGGAGTTGAGGCAAGTACCAATGCTGCTAGCACCCAGCGCACCGACTCGTTGAGTGCAGTCAATGCTTCGGCACGGCCGCTCACGGTCGATGATCCGTGGCAGACCTATGAATTCGCAGGCCAGTACGATTCGCCGGTCGTCATCGCTATGCCGCCATCGTATACCGGTCCAGATCCATGTCATATTCGGCTACAGAACGTTTCCAGTGAACGCTTCGACGCTCGTATCGAAGAGTGGCGGTATCTAAACGGCGTTCATTACGAAGAAACTGCTGGCAGTTTAGTAATGGAGCCCGGAGAGTATGATCTCGACGGCGGGAGCGCTGTCGAGGTGGGGCGCACTGTCGCCGATCACACCTGGTCGACGGTGTCGTTCGATCAGACGTTTGAGACGCCACCACTCGTGTTCTGTCAGGCCGAAACAGTCCAAGGGCCTCAGCCAATGATCACCCGCATCTCTGACGTTTCGACCGATGGGTTTGCCGTGAGAGTGCAGGAAGAAGAAGCAATCGGGGGCTATCACCGCACCGAATCGCTCGGCTACGTCGCTATCGAACCCGGTAGTGGCACTCTCAACGGGATGACGTTCGAGGCAGGACGGATGGATCTCGAAGATCAGTGGAGCCGACTGTCCTTCGACAATACGTACACGAACCCTGTCTTCCTCGCCGGGATGCAGTCGTTCAATGGCTCGAATACTGCCAGTCTCCGCCACCGAAATCTCTCGACAACCAGTGTCGAGGTGATGGTGCAGGAAGAACAGAGTCAGGACGATGAGATGAGCCACGTGATCGAGCAGGTGGGCTATCTGGTGCTTGAAGCGAACCTCGATGAGGAGTCACCGCACCGGGGTGAGACGATCCCGAACGTTCCACACGCGCCGAGCGGAGTGACTCCTCCGACGGGAAGCAACTTCCGGCCGTCGGCTGCAACGCCCGTGTTGCGTGGAAGCGACGTGACCGACTACGGTGCGGTGGACTACGTGGCTGATCCGTTCCTGTTCGTTGAGGACGGCACGTGGCACATGTTCTTCGAAATCCTCAACGCGAGTCGGGATGATGACGCGCCGATCGGCCACGCCACCAGCCAGAACGGGCTGGACTGGACGTACGATCAGGTAGTGATGGCAAACCGGTACCACCAGTCGTTCCCGCTGACGTGGAAACACCGCGGGAGCTACTACATGACGATCTCGTATGGCAAGCGCGTAGAGCTGTACAAGTCTCGTCAATTCCCGACCAGTTGGCGCTACATCGGCAACGCGATCGACGTTGGGTACTACTGTCACGATCCGACGTTCATTCGGTACGATGGGCGGTGGTGGTTGTTTACCGACCGTGGCAGTCGAAACGTAATGGTGTATCACTCCACAGATCTCGAACGCGAGGGGTGGACGCCACACGAGCAGAATCCTGTCGTTACTGATCGATTACAGGCAGGCCGACAGGGTGGCCGACCGATCGTCGTTGACGGTCAGTTGTTCCTGTACTTCCAGGACTGCGTCGAAAACTACGGCGACGCCATCCGGTGTTATGAGGTAACCGAGCTGTCTCCGTCTACGTACGCCGACCAGGAGGTGGCCGGATCACCTGTGCTCCACGAATTCGGTACCGGGTGGGCGAACAACGGGATGCACACGTTCGATCCATGGTGGCGCGGCCCAGAGAAGGGCTGGCGTTGTGCGGTCGATGGCGTCCGTGCACAGGAATCGACCGAGGATCTGTGGACAATCGGTATCGTCGATATCCCTCCTACTGGATAG
- the dhaL gene encoding dihydroxyacetone kinase subunit DhaL, with amino-acid sequence MDRADRQHDAVLAAIRNVAARLAEEKDYLTELDSAIGDADHGTNMNRGFEAVLENIETKQDDDVADIVKDVGMTLISEVGGAAGPLYGGSMLHASEQLEDGLTRESTVAFGEAYLEKLRDRGGASLGDKTMVDAVTPAVHTYKKSIEEDDLPPQEALAKAVDAARRGVEFTVPIRANKGRASYLGWRSVGHRDPGATSTLFMLEALLETAEHHLDEEVMEES; translated from the coding sequence ATGGATCGAGCTGATCGACAACATGATGCGGTGTTGGCAGCGATACGGAACGTCGCGGCCCGGCTGGCCGAAGAGAAGGACTACCTGACCGAACTCGATTCGGCGATCGGCGATGCGGATCACGGTACGAATATGAATCGTGGATTCGAGGCAGTCCTCGAGAACATCGAGACGAAACAGGACGACGACGTCGCCGACATCGTCAAGGATGTCGGTATGACGCTCATTTCCGAGGTCGGCGGGGCTGCGGGGCCTCTGTATGGGGGGTCGATGCTGCACGCGAGTGAACAACTAGAGGACGGCTTGACTCGAGAGTCGACGGTCGCGTTCGGAGAGGCGTACCTCGAAAAACTCAGAGACCGTGGTGGAGCGAGCCTCGGCGACAAGACCATGGTTGATGCTGTGACGCCCGCCGTCCACACGTATAAGAAATCGATCGAGGAGGACGACCTGCCGCCCCAAGAGGCACTAGCGAAAGCGGTCGACGCTGCCCGACGGGGGGTAGAGTTCACAGTTCCGATTCGGGCGAACAAAGGGCGTGCCTCCTACCTCGGCTGGCGATCGGTCGGACACCGGGATCCCGGAGCAACGAGTACGTTGTTTATGCTCGAAGCCCTCCTCGAGACGGCGGAGCATCATCTCGATGAGGAAGTCATGGAGGAGTCGTGA
- a CDS encoding RICIN domain-containing protein — protein sequence MTDSHDNCGIDRRSILKILGTGALGAAGMAVSSGSVTADPSATHYHNPLYGPDFADPTIHRADDGTWWTYASNMSYNNDADEMLVPILSSPDLVNWTYEGEAFDSRPGWLYGSVWAPDIHYHNGQWVLFYSLWPREDDDSLVPGIGLATSDTPDGPFTDHGEILSNPDHPYPGNTIDPYFVSHNGTPYLFWGNFAGVYVVELTADLQDVRSGTFDQIVGSAYEGATIFQRDGYWYFFGSTGDCCAGFDSTYEIEVGRSENFLGPYYDMNGTAMLDRDEWNAGPTHLGDNARFVGPGHGDVTVADDGSWWFVYHAYDTEGPEYAGNNGWPPARQFFLDPIQWENGWPVIGCDGTPSAQMTNPGLGGYCEGGGPVADGTYYITNANSGLHLEVANGSTSAGANVRQYSDTGCTCQQWNVTQNSSGTYDITNVNSGQFLEVANASTEDGANVRQYTDTGHSCQEWDIVDNGDGTYQLVNANSGKAADVASQSTSDAANVQQWTWNAGDHQRWRFIS from the coding sequence ATGACAGACAGTCATGACAACTGTGGAATAGATCGACGTAGTATTTTGAAAATACTCGGCACGGGGGCACTCGGAGCAGCGGGGATGGCCGTCTCGAGCGGTTCGGTGACGGCAGATCCTAGCGCTACACACTATCACAACCCGCTGTACGGCCCGGACTTCGCGGATCCGACGATTCATCGCGCCGACGATGGAACCTGGTGGACGTACGCCTCGAACATGAGCTACAACAACGACGCCGACGAGATGTTGGTGCCGATCCTCTCCTCGCCGGATCTCGTCAACTGGACGTACGAGGGCGAGGCGTTCGACTCGCGACCCGGCTGGCTGTACGGCTCGGTCTGGGCGCCGGACATTCATTACCACAACGGCCAGTGGGTACTGTTCTACTCGCTCTGGCCACGGGAGGACGACGACAGTCTCGTGCCCGGCATCGGCCTCGCCACCTCCGACACGCCCGACGGTCCCTTCACAGACCACGGGGAGATCCTCTCCAACCCGGATCATCCTTACCCCGGCAACACCATCGACCCGTACTTCGTCTCCCACAATGGGACGCCGTACCTCTTCTGGGGCAACTTCGCCGGCGTGTACGTGGTAGAACTCACTGCCGACCTTCAGGACGTCCGGTCTGGGACGTTCGACCAGATTGTCGGGAGCGCCTACGAGGGTGCGACCATCTTTCAACGGGACGGCTACTGGTACTTCTTCGGCTCGACCGGCGACTGCTGTGCCGGATTCGACAGTACGTACGAGATCGAAGTCGGGCGGTCGGAGAACTTCCTCGGACCGTACTACGACATGAACGGGACCGCGATGCTCGACCGCGACGAGTGGAACGCAGGTCCAACCCACCTCGGAGACAACGCTCGGTTCGTAGGACCGGGCCACGGCGACGTAACGGTCGCCGACGACGGCTCCTGGTGGTTCGTCTATCATGCCTACGACACCGAGGGCCCGGAGTACGCAGGAAACAACGGCTGGCCACCCGCGCGACAGTTTTTCCTGGATCCGATCCAGTGGGAGAATGGCTGGCCGGTGATCGGCTGCGATGGGACGCCATCCGCACAGATGACCAATCCCGGCCTAGGCGGCTACTGCGAGGGCGGCGGTCCGGTCGCCGATGGTACTTATTACATCACGAACGCCAACAGCGGGTTGCATCTGGAGGTTGCAAACGGATCGACGAGCGCGGGCGCGAACGTCCGGCAGTACTCGGATACAGGGTGTACGTGCCAGCAGTGGAACGTTACCCAGAACAGCAGCGGGACGTACGACATCACGAACGTCAACAGCGGGCAGTTCCTCGAAGTGGCGAATGCGTCTACCGAAGACGGCGCGAACGTCCGGCAGTATACGGACACGGGCCACTCGTGCCAGGAGTGGGACATCGTGGACAATGGCGACGGCACCTACCAACTAGTGAACGCAAATAGCGGCAAGGCCGCTGACGTCGCGAGCCAGTCGACGTCGGACGCCGCAAACGTTCAGCAATGGACGTGGAACGCTGGAGATCATCAGCGCTGGCGATTTATCTCGTAG
- a CDS encoding outer membrane protein assembly factor BamB family protein: protein MVSQLSRRRVLAGCGALVGSIPISQNVIDGAIKITASHKSNDASDWPMEQHDPGGTGYAPDARPPKDGVRVRWKHQIQRSLSFFPSPIVANGLVYCTGRELVCVDAASGDVVFRIDREFNSPPAITHARAYQSPTLVFSTVSGAVGLHPRGGIAIGGNRIGRTRWQTRGSGDTPIFTGENRKIPIAVDGTVFVTGGGYLRAIDGSSGRIRWQTANNSNRPVIHEGTVYVADYQKGIIEYDTTTGEHTRSIGKAGAVSVTATTDGLIGIWSGSLYGLNYDGTVRWAHTPEKWSITTRALAVADGVAYICSSDGLLAINATDGTELWRSEAVQMASSRSSSLAVADGCIYVPANRRGLAAVDITDGHVRWRFTLESEHTTWSPVALAGKTIYVLGNGTLYALEER from the coding sequence GTGGTTTCGCAACTCTCACGACGACGTGTGCTTGCGGGTTGTGGTGCGCTTGTGGGCTCGATCCCTATAAGTCAGAACGTCATCGATGGAGCGATCAAGATCACTGCCTCACATAAGAGTAACGATGCATCAGATTGGCCGATGGAACAGCACGATCCGGGAGGCACCGGTTACGCTCCTGACGCTCGTCCGCCGAAAGATGGGGTCCGCGTCCGGTGGAAGCATCAGATACAGCGGTCGCTCTCCTTCTTTCCATCGCCGATCGTCGCCAACGGACTGGTGTACTGTACCGGCAGAGAACTAGTTTGTGTCGACGCTGCGAGCGGGGATGTCGTCTTCCGGATCGATCGAGAATTCAACTCCCCACCAGCGATCACCCACGCCCGTGCGTACCAGTCACCGACACTCGTGTTCAGTACCGTGTCAGGCGCTGTTGGACTCCACCCACGAGGCGGGATCGCCATTGGTGGCAACCGGATTGGCCGCACTCGATGGCAGACTCGTGGTAGCGGCGACACTCCAATCTTTACCGGAGAAAATCGGAAGATTCCCATTGCGGTTGATGGAACAGTGTTCGTTACAGGCGGTGGTTACCTCCGTGCAATCGACGGGAGCAGTGGTCGAATCCGCTGGCAAACTGCTAATAACTCGAATCGGCCGGTGATCCATGAGGGGACCGTATACGTTGCTGACTATCAAAAGGGGATCATCGAGTATGACACCACCACCGGTGAACATACGCGTTCAATCGGAAAGGCAGGAGCGGTCTCAGTGACTGCCACCACCGATGGCCTTATTGGTATCTGGAGTGGCAGTTTGTACGGTTTGAACTACGACGGAACAGTCCGCTGGGCACACACTCCTGAGAAGTGGTCCATCACGACGAGAGCGCTCGCCGTCGCTGACGGTGTCGCATACATCTGCTCCAGCGACGGACTCCTCGCAATCAATGCGACAGATGGAACCGAACTCTGGCGGAGTGAAGCGGTCCAGATGGCGTCCTCACGGTCGTCTTCATTGGCGGTCGCGGATGGTTGTATTTATGTACCTGCAAATCGCCGTGGGCTTGCTGCTGTTGATATCACAGATGGCCATGTTCGATGGCGATTTACACTGGAATCCGAACACACGACGTGGTCACCGGTAGCGCTTGCTGGGAAGACGATCTACGTCCTCGGAAATGGAACACTCTATGCCCTGGAGGAACGATGA
- a CDS encoding PTS-dependent dihydroxyacetone kinase phosphotransferase subunit DhaM: protein MVGILVVSHSWDAAVGICDIAAEMGSEDTAIVPVGGGPDDRIGTVVDDITAALGTIEDMEVVVLVDLGSAVMNAEAAIESFQGKAVIADAPLLEGALNATVEAASPKATLDSVVNAAEEARELSKL, encoded by the coding sequence ATGGTCGGTATTCTCGTCGTCTCACACAGTTGGGATGCGGCCGTGGGGATCTGCGATATTGCTGCGGAGATGGGCAGTGAGGACACTGCTATCGTTCCGGTTGGAGGGGGACCGGATGATCGCATCGGGACCGTAGTCGATGACATCACGGCGGCACTCGGGACGATCGAGGACATGGAGGTCGTCGTCCTCGTTGACCTCGGCAGCGCGGTCATGAACGCCGAAGCCGCCATAGAGTCGTTCCAAGGGAAAGCAGTCATTGCCGATGCACCGCTTCTTGAGGGCGCACTCAACGCTACGGTCGAGGCCGCAAGCCCAAAGGCCACGCTCGATTCTGTCGTCAACGCAGCGGAAGAAGCGCGAGAGCTATCCAAGCTGTAG